A stretch of DNA from Diadema setosum chromosome 10, eeDiaSeto1, whole genome shotgun sequence:
ATTTTTGCAGCCAATACCATGCAGGACAAGACTGCTGAACAAAGAGGGCGCCAAATCATTAGGAATGAAAAATGGGTGAACTGCCGTCATATGCTCCATACAACGTGTATATTGTAATTCTTGATATTCTCTACTTATAAAAgcattgtctttattttttttgtatcatttaaaCAAGTAGAAAAATTGTGAGGCACAACTTCATTGTTTCATTGACTTTCAAATGTATTTGTGACCATTATAtctatttcaagaaaatatgtggAACTTATTCATGATAAAAACAATTACAACAAACAATCAGAatcacaatgaaatgaatgataatgacaataacactACCAATAATGACAATGTGgataatgataagaatgataggttaatgatgatgatgatgatgaggaggaggaggaggaggaggaggaggaggaggaggaggatgatactactactactactactactactaatactaatactactactgctactactactactactactactactactactactactactactactactactactaataataataataataataataataataacaataacaataataataacaataatagtaataataataataataataataataataataacaataacaataataataataataataataataataacaataataatataacgGTGTTCTTCGGATTTTTGCACGAATAAGTAAGAATTCTGTAATTTTCCTGTCATTGATATCTTGTCGATATGGACATGGAGCGAGGTTCATCTTGAACGTTGAATATGGAAAGGTTTCAGCCTGTGATTCTAGTGGTAATAATTGTCTGTATCATGGGTAATGAAAGGAAAGAATCTTTGCTTACTTGGCTTTGAGCGATAATCTGTGAAATtagattttaatttgtttgtatttttaatagTTACTACGAATTGACGGAAATGGGAAACATAAGctataaacaaaaatcatatgatTCAATTTGCTTTTGTTACAGAAATACGATAGTTAACTATTTTCAACCTAATTTAATCATACTATAATTGTACCACGTTATTTTGTCAATCACCGTACTTACACCTGACAATTTATACTTAGAATTatgcatacataatataatttgtattcattacacacacgcgcgcgcacacattATGTACGCACACGCATACATACACCAAAGAGATACACACATGCTTTAGTGAAGAAGAATCTCTCTCACCTAATCTAGACTTATTCCTGTGCAGGTGCATAACATAATGTGCATACTAGTATTATGCATGTAGGCCaatgttattataattataaatgcaaaatgtgtaAGCGAAGTGATTGTTGCTAAACTTTATGTAAAGAAAAGTTAGTAGGATAGATGTGTGTAAAGGATGAGAAAGAATTCGTTTTGACACTTTCGCTGTCTCACAGTTCTTTTATTGCAGCTCTTGGCCGTCGGTGTTTCTTCATGCAAAGTACTGAATGTACAAACaaacgtatacacacacacacacacacacatatatatatatatatatatatatatatatatatatatatatatatatatatcatatatgtattatatatatatagtgggtatatatatatatatgtacatgtaggcctatatatatacacatactagaagtgtgtgtgtgtgtgtgtgagagagagagagagagagatagtaaTTATCAAGGGTTGCTCTCTATTACAGCCCTCTCCAGGTCTGGATGGAATTTCGCCCGATATTCCAGCTCCCCCTGTATGGTGTATTAATTTTCGTCTTCGACTTGTTGCAACGATCAAATCTCAGGCAGTTCTTCTGAACAGCAGCTACTACCTTCCCCACGACAGACAGCCGTGTGCCCCTTTCCCGCGAATCATGCGTGATCGATTGCACATTCGTCGTGTTCGAACGTCGTCTTGTCCGTCTCCCAACATGTCGTTAGCGCAGACATCATCAGCTAGTTTCCCTCAAGTCATGTGGCAGGCCCCAACGACACGGACGATGAGAGCCGAGGTATCTTGGGGGCCCCATAAGTATCTCCATGAAATTGGTTATCGTGATTTGGAGCAATCTGGCGGGAAAACGAACTTATTCCGCGCTTCAGTAAAATTTGGTTCGTGCAGTGCAGACGACACTCCAAACGCGCGCAAGAGAGAACTGAGTGCCATTTGATCCGCGTCGACGGGTACGGTCAGGTATCCGTGTCCAAATGATAACACGCGCTCACGGATAGACTAGTCCAGCATTGTCCGCATTCCTGTCGCAACTGAGACAACCTTGTCTTTCCAGTCCCTGTCAAGGAATAATCGTCCGTGCGGAGATTTCGTCGCCTCcgaaagagggagaggggggaagACAGTGAGAGTCGTACGTTACGCTGGACTCGTGCCGAAGCTGCAGTGAACCGCGATTCACAGCGTGGCGTTTGTTGAACGCGAGCCCAATTTTTTTCTGGCTGACCGTGAGCAGTGGGAGTACCATCtagccaaaaaataaaaaagatgacCTTGGAAAAGAAGATCCAGAGAGCAGGGGATGGTAAGACCAAGACATCATCTTTCGATCACAGCGAGCCAATTATATCTTTGGCAAACCGATTTTAATCTTTTATCCTGCATGAATGCCGAGCATGAAACTCATCGTTGCGCCGACATTTCATCCGGCAGAAAGTTCTGGAGAATGGTAACTCGCTCAGGCTGAACGTGCTGCATGTCGTTGAAGCAAGCGACACCGATGGCTGTGTGATTGGTATGCAAACGCGGGGCCCTTCCCGCCCATataagaggaagaagagggggTAACTACCATTGTGTCCATTGTGCTATTTCTTGTTCTTGTCTCTCGTTCATTCATTAAGAGTCTAATTGCCTCCTTAATCTTCATTAACAACCGTTTCCGCTGGAGATAATCACAACTTGCATGCAACAATAGCTTTACGAGTCTTATTGACAGTTTTACACCGCCTGCATGTGCATCAGTGCATGTCGTAAGTGTTTTATATGCATCATCAATAATCTTATGACGATATTGCACTGATGACATAGTCTTTATCGTGCAGCATATATTTATGCGACGAATAAAACGTGAAGACTGTGAGAGTTTTCAGGATAACTAGTTTCCGAACCAAGATGCCTGAATATTCAGTAATCGAACCCGTTAATAGCTTTGCATACAATACTGTGGCTTATCGATAGTGCAAAAGCCGCCATGGTCGTGTGCACTAAGTGATCTGTGGAAGATGGTGAAAAACTTCAAACAATTGAATCTGCATGTTCATGACCACATTATAAACAGCATACtaacaatgttaacattgttcATTATTTAGGAATAATGGAAACATAAAATTATTGTGCAATGATCACAGAAATTTTGGCAATcgtcctttatttttgtatgtattgtgttgtttttattctgtgtttgttttggtgtttttttttctgaagaatatttttttatacTTTAGTCATCAGTCATCACAATGTGTTCTTATAATGTATTTTGACATATTTAAAGCCATATTAAAATGGATTGTGAAAGATATCTTCATTTCCATGCCCCAGGCTTCCGTATGATAGTCTATCCGCTTTTAACTCACATGCACTTCTCTAGCATTTTGAATAAATCATATTCTGAAATGCTTCATattgaattcatattgaattgaaattgaaatctaaCACAGCCAAAGAGGTATATGTAAGAACCTTATCTTAGAACCAAATTCTAGAGTCAGAAATaacaatgtattttttaataCAATTGTCTATAggtattgttatcattttagtCTGTAGCAtttaacacacacatactgaaGCTTTTCGACATGCACTCATCAGAGTGAAATCGCATGATGATCACTCTGATGAGTGCATGTCGAAAAGCttcagtatgtgtgtgttgaatgCTATTTTCCGATTTTGCAGTACCAAGCACTTATTCATTTTAGTCTGTCTTAGTTTTGTATGCATTTAAAACGACAGGCGTATATTGTCACTGCCATTAAATCATGCCATCATAAATTATTACAATTATCGTCATAAAgatcatgatgatgacagtTACGATGTGTAGAAGTGGGTAgtatttgttattatcattatttttgttactgtcatcattctcattattattattgcctCTATGATTAACGTTTTCGTTAagtttatcatcattattatcacaacTACTGTTAGcattattgttattgcttttatagttatcattattacatgtattactagtattaatagatttagtagtaatagtagaagatgcaatgatgataatgatacaataataataaagtcttatgtatccagggtagcctcttcagtgttgttactgctctaccagagggccctgccattattattaccccagcgttgccaggtacccatcaatacacctgggtcgagagggaccatagtgggtaaaaacatcctgtccaaggacgtaagcactgggtggGACTCGAACTCGGgccctccgatcgggagtcgggagtcttatccacttgccacagcgcccccactttTATTTTCAGCGTCCCCTcccattattattatgattatgattatgattattatgattattattattatcattattatgatgatgatgatgatgatgatgatgatgatgattgttattattattattattattatcatcatcatcatcatagtatcagacaaaacaaaacaaaaacaacaacaacaatacaaaacatagaaaaagaaaaatacaggatAATTGGCAAAATTTTTTAGAATTACAAgctatataatgtatattataaGGCTTATGTAAGGCAATCATATTTTGGCAGCACATATGTATCCAATCAATCTTACGACAGGAAATTCCAAagttttaattttcataatcaCTTGAAAACGAGTGAACAAAAGGCATGGCATACCCGTAAGGAAAACAACCTAAAGGTCATACCTCAGATCAAAACCTTGGGGGAGGGTTGTGGGGTTCTGTTGTTGTTAAGCCCGTAATTGGTTATTACACCAGCTGACACCAGTAATAATTATGAGAAATTCGAGAATGGTAGTTTGGAAACCAAACTTCAGCGCTACAGATCATATGACAAGACTCTCAATTTTTATTCGTGACCGGGAGTTGTACCTtccaaactttcttttttttatgttattttgcTTTTGATCGTTTCTCTATTTcgttttccttatttttttccgGGATGGTGTTAGTGAGGGATGTTTTTCCATTaggtccttttttttaatgttgttcTTGCTCGTGTTGCTGGTCTTGCTGCTCTTTGTCCCGGTTCTTGGATAAGATAAAAACGGCATGTTTTGTATATAATCTGGCAACTGCAACAACACCCCGCATATTATTCACTTTCAATAAAAGTTTGAACAACATTATAACGTAATGTAGGGATACAGTTTATATTTTGCTTTATCTAATAAAAATGGGTAATATTTGTGTCTAGATTAAGGGGAGCATTGTGAGGTTGCTCACCATATCATCCATttgctttttttccccattgtgCTTTACATCACAGTTAAGCAAAATGCGTGGATCTGTAAAACTTCTAAACATTCTTACAAGATCTATGTTTCTTACAGATTGTTAAAGGTATGATTTATTAgatgtatactttgtatatgTGTTTGCCCCACctttttgttggatggaaataacgcacaaatgaatcaaattgaataTACAGATTTAACGGAACTAATACATATCACATAAATTCACAACTGAGTATAGAGTGTCTTTCGTATCTTATGAGGAATACTTGCAATTCACTACAAATCTTTATTGAAATGCGAAAGAGGGCTTGTTGTTGTAGTAAAAGCTCAGTTTTGATCCTTATTTCGTAGTATTAACTATGTACAATCACAAGGTGATTCCACACTTTCTTTTCCTATATGGAAGGGAAATTCCATCCCGATACTGAGTTGCTCTGTATGAAAACTAGAAAGTCAGAGAAGTAAAGCCGTgacaattttggtgaaaattggacACATTCAATAAAAAAGGAGTTATGAAATatagaaaataagaaaaggtAATCAAATTTGCAACTCCGTATGATCTCCGCATGATTGAGTAGCTCTCTAGGTTTCACTTATTTGaatttttctcaaatatttggGCACAGGCCCTCGACAGAACGTTTATGCACTGAGGAGGACTCGCAAAGACGTGTTACCATCATTATAATATGTCAAAGACCTTTAGCATActttaagaaaaatattttttttttttgtcaaaagagaAGTGCATGGTGCATGATTCATGACAAACAAGCTTGCCAATCAAAAGAAGGATTATTCTTCCTGATGCTTGTGTAGATTTGTGCCTTGTTTTGTATATTATTAGCACTGATCATAAAAAACATTATTACAGGTAACTATTGTCGTTTATGCTGGCAACTATTATTCTCCTCGTCTTCAGTAGCAGTAACAACATCATACACCGCTCTCCACgcctccctatctctctctttatacacacacacacacataacatagAAAGTGCTCAAAGtatgatattttgtattttttccacTCCTCACAGGCAGGACATTTCCCAAGTCTGGTCAGACATGTGTAGTTCACTATATCGGTGAGTGTGCACAGCGTACACCCTTCTCTCGTTTCTGATTCAGTGTCAATCAAATCGAGTGGAATCTACCATACTCAAAGGATTGTATGCAACTGAAATgacttttggaaaaaaaaagtgatcgaTTTCCAAAATAGGATTGAGACATGTTTATGCTGTATCCATCCGTGTGGTAAAATGtaaatatatcttttattcaGTATGTATTAATCATATTATTTGTTATAATGTGTTGTATtacattatgttatattataatattatattatattatatttatattatattatattatattatattatattatattatattatattatattatattatattatattatattatattatattatattatattatatcatatcatatcatataatactatatcataagtgtgtgtgcatgcaagCATACATAATAGGTAGATACGGTGTATATGATAGTTGGTTGATAATGACACACGATCCAGGACCATGTTATTCTAACCTCAATCCCTGGTCCCACCGTGCAGGCACGCTGACGGACGGGCGGGAGTTCGACAACTCGAGGAGAAATATCCACTCCCCCTTCGAGTTCAAGATCGGTCATGGAGAGGTCATCAAGGGGTGGGATGTGGGTGTGGCACAGGTAGGTTGGTCGGATGGACTCTCCAAACGGTTCgacccttaaaggacaagtccactttcatatacatgtgaatggagtgaatacagcaatattaatagCGCACATTACTGAAAGTTTGGGGGatattggacaatccgttcaaaaattatgaatttttgaagtttctgcgcaATCTCTGCTGGATAAGACGGCTACAGCAGTGTATGATGTCTTATGTCAGAGCGATATAAGGAGAATATAAAGAgactttcacaaaatttcattttttgaaaaacaaaagtgcgcatttcttcgacttgtcatTAACGTTATGTTAAGGGC
This window harbors:
- the LOC140234267 gene encoding peptidyl-prolyl cis-trans isomerase FKBP1A-like is translated as MTLEKKIQRAGDGRTFPKSGQTCVVHYIGTLTDGREFDNSRRNIHSPFEFKIGHGEVIKGWDVGVAQMSLGERSILTCSPDFGYGSHGYPGCIPPNATLIFDIELIAIRD